A single region of the Haladaptatus paucihalophilus DX253 genome encodes:
- a CDS encoding DUF7519 family protein: MSAGATRTTTATQRPTRVASGLAVCIALFALWKLGASSLSLALELLGVAAFAAGVGLWRRDWLVSGSVVGFVGVAGFAGSLGVAFSAITKLSGYIRLIPGLIGVIVLALALVPARGTGSRALVKVGTALVFIGVLASGIFNAVTLGTLLLAGAATVVAWDAGEHAINVGEHLGRGQDTHEIELVHVAGTGVVALVAVEAATFSGGVGPSSLSLASLVLLLVAIVLLAVALHD, from the coding sequence ATGAGCGCGGGGGCGACGAGAACGACGACCGCCACGCAACGGCCGACGCGCGTCGCGAGCGGACTCGCGGTCTGTATCGCACTGTTCGCGCTGTGGAAACTCGGCGCGTCGTCGCTGTCGCTCGCGTTGGAACTGCTCGGCGTGGCGGCGTTCGCCGCCGGTGTCGGTCTGTGGCGACGCGACTGGCTCGTCTCCGGTTCGGTGGTCGGATTCGTCGGTGTCGCCGGGTTCGCCGGGTCGCTCGGCGTCGCGTTCTCCGCGATTACCAAACTAAGCGGATACATTCGGCTAATTCCCGGGTTGATCGGCGTCATCGTTCTCGCGCTCGCGCTCGTCCCGGCGCGCGGAACGGGGTCCCGAGCACTCGTTAAGGTGGGTACCGCGCTCGTCTTCATCGGCGTGCTGGCATCCGGTATCTTCAACGCGGTCACGCTCGGGACGCTCCTGTTGGCCGGTGCCGCGACGGTCGTCGCGTGGGATGCTGGCGAGCACGCCATCAACGTCGGCGAACACCTCGGTCGCGGTCAGGACACGCACGAAATCGAACTCGTTCACGTCGCGGGAACCGGTGTGGTCGCACTCGTCGCCGTCGAGGCGGCGACGTTCTCGGGCGGCGTCGGCCCGTCGAGCCTCTCGCTGGCGTCTCTGGTGCTGTTGTTGGTTGCAATCGTCCTGCTCGCGGTGGCCCTCCACGATTAG
- a CDS encoding alkaline phosphatase family protein encodes MNITETIRRVRRGIKEPHLVTRELNKHYYKRKEPSPDAVEFFDEDWDNLIILDACRYDTFKKCNTLPGELQSRQTKSSSTPDFLATYFDGADLRDTVYVTANPQLYRKRDRIDVQLHDVINIWQDEGWDDEFRTVRPETVVDVAKDAAEQYPDKRLVVHFIQPHYPFIGPTGKEHLDLDSLDFWNRVMAGEVDVPVSVLYKAYEENVEMVLPHVEELLSTLQGKSVVTADHGEAFGERARPIPMAEYGHPNGIYIPQLTTVPWLVHQNGARRSITEGDEGEHMEEDVSVDVEQRLQDLGYA; translated from the coding sequence ATGAACATCACGGAGACGATTCGGCGTGTCCGACGTGGCATCAAGGAGCCACATCTCGTTACTCGGGAGCTGAATAAGCACTACTATAAGCGTAAAGAGCCGAGTCCCGACGCCGTCGAATTTTTCGACGAGGACTGGGACAACCTCATTATTCTCGACGCCTGCCGCTACGATACCTTCAAAAAGTGCAACACGCTTCCCGGAGAGCTTCAGTCACGGCAAACCAAATCGAGTTCGACGCCGGACTTTCTCGCCACGTATTTCGACGGTGCCGACCTCCGCGATACCGTCTACGTGACCGCGAATCCCCAGCTCTACCGGAAGCGCGACCGGATAGACGTACAACTCCACGACGTCATCAACATCTGGCAGGACGAGGGCTGGGACGACGAGTTCCGAACCGTCCGCCCCGAAACGGTCGTCGATGTCGCGAAGGACGCCGCCGAGCAGTACCCGGACAAGCGATTGGTCGTCCATTTCATCCAACCCCACTATCCGTTCATCGGACCGACGGGGAAAGAACACCTCGACCTCGACTCGCTCGACTTCTGGAACCGCGTGATGGCCGGGGAAGTGGACGTTCCGGTCAGCGTCCTCTACAAGGCCTACGAGGAGAACGTCGAGATGGTGCTCCCCCACGTCGAGGAACTGCTCTCGACGCTCCAGGGCAAGAGCGTCGTGACGGCGGACCACGGCGAAGCGTTCGGCGAACGCGCGCGGCCGATTCCGATGGCGGAGTACGGCCACCCGAACGGCATCTACATCCCGCAACTGACGACGGTCCCGTGGCTCGTCCACCAGAACGGTGCACGGCGGAGCATCACCGAGGGTGACGAGGGAGAACACATGGAGGAGGACGTGTCGGTCGACGTCGAGCAGCGATTACAGGACCTCGGATACGCGTAA
- a CDS encoding DUF7269 family protein translates to MKGRRVTLGLAGTVALVLAVAGGANAVPVRSLVTALGNDYLLVVAIGGVGLLVAIPVLTSGRDGNLVQADMPAPERPVTVPPAGHDFDETVGSWRYRLPVVGRKRRHAVEERLRTAAVETVMRAENCSRNEAKRLVETGKWTDDSTAAAYLSSSDVSNSSAGRRVSSLLTGRTWHQHCAHRTAAEIADRGEEL, encoded by the coding sequence ATGAAGGGTCGTCGCGTCACGCTCGGGCTCGCTGGCACCGTCGCGCTCGTCCTCGCGGTCGCTGGCGGGGCGAACGCGGTGCCGGTTCGCTCGCTCGTCACCGCGCTCGGCAACGACTACCTGCTCGTCGTCGCCATCGGCGGGGTCGGCCTCCTCGTGGCGATACCGGTCCTCACGTCGGGGAGGGACGGTAACCTCGTTCAAGCCGACATGCCCGCACCGGAGCGCCCCGTCACCGTTCCGCCCGCCGGACACGATTTCGACGAAACCGTCGGGTCGTGGCGCTATCGGCTTCCGGTCGTCGGTCGAAAGCGACGGCACGCCGTCGAGGAGCGCCTTCGAACGGCGGCGGTGGAAACGGTCATGCGCGCCGAGAACTGCTCCCGGAACGAGGCGAAACGCCTCGTCGAAACGGGGAAGTGGACCGACGACTCGACCGCCGCCGCGTATCTCAGCAGCTCCGACGTGTCCAATTCGAGCGCGGGCCGCCGCGTCTCGTCCCTGCTTACCGGCCGGACGTGGCACCAACACTGCGCCCACCGAACCGCTGCGGAAATCGCCGACAGGGGTGAAGAGCTGTGA
- a CDS encoding twin-arginine translocation signal domain-containing protein, with product MTHQSDTHDTNDSKSSIGATRRTFLKGVTAAGVCAIGTQTMSGTASAEIPYASDYGTVVNLVDDAGADPNEGDSITPLLREYADDDTLLYLPGGRYYMDEQFRFTGFNNFGIIGEDDTTIVPADYYDFDDGGDWNYRLFRLGIAYSPGRDLRFQNITVDQTADDTGVRVIETAMDDGLIVRDVTINGQHDSGTWGPGRFVITDSSGEGLVDNFSAADGGAWSGNTPADQLWRGPTGIICNRYNKGSITFKDCELGRFPDNGLYAANGSGQIIVDGGYYENSQTASIRIGGRDSIVKNATISVNESSGHGNQHAIRAENAGYMRIIDCDVEVTDPNGDAIKSKNVGLLYVDGLNVKTSGNDVCHALRLQDDTRQSRIKNSTFTHEASGGFSLWIQDGEDPVHVEDSRFVGNGGDESARAAVRCDRDECNFRDLYVKQLGSSRRRALVNTGEDNLVYKGEFRSKEYPIIDHGVSSWIEGVYANSERDLPGLRLTESASDTYVKKSHIVDGIRDDSNEVSGWGNDFSA from the coding sequence ATGACTCATCAAAGCGACACACACGACACTAACGATTCGAAATCATCCATCGGAGCGACGCGCCGAACGTTCTTGAAAGGGGTAACCGCCGCGGGAGTATGTGCCATAGGGACGCAAACGATGTCCGGGACGGCGAGCGCCGAAATTCCGTACGCGAGCGACTACGGGACGGTCGTCAACTTGGTCGACGACGCGGGTGCGGACCCGAACGAGGGCGATTCCATCACGCCGCTGCTTCGAGAGTACGCCGACGATGACACGCTTCTGTATCTTCCCGGTGGCCGGTACTACATGGACGAACAGTTCCGCTTCACCGGCTTCAACAACTTCGGCATCATCGGCGAGGACGACACGACCATCGTTCCGGCCGACTACTACGATTTCGACGACGGCGGCGACTGGAACTACCGCCTCTTCCGTCTCGGCATCGCCTACAGCCCGGGTCGTGACCTCCGATTCCAGAACATCACCGTGGACCAAACGGCGGACGACACCGGGGTCCGCGTCATCGAAACCGCGATGGACGACGGTCTCATCGTCCGGGACGTTACCATCAACGGCCAGCACGACAGCGGGACGTGGGGTCCGGGGCGGTTCGTCATCACCGATTCCAGCGGCGAGGGACTCGTCGATAACTTCAGCGCGGCGGACGGCGGCGCGTGGAGCGGAAATACGCCGGCCGACCAACTGTGGCGCGGTCCGACGGGTATCATCTGCAACCGCTACAACAAGGGGAGCATCACGTTCAAGGACTGCGAATTGGGTCGGTTCCCGGACAACGGTCTCTACGCCGCCAACGGGTCGGGTCAGATAATCGTTGACGGCGGCTACTACGAGAACAGCCAAACGGCGAGCATCCGAATCGGCGGGCGCGATAGCATCGTTAAGAACGCGACCATCTCGGTAAACGAGAGCAGCGGCCACGGTAACCAACACGCCATTCGCGCGGAGAACGCGGGATACATGCGGATTATCGACTGTGACGTCGAAGTTACGGACCCGAACGGCGACGCCATCAAGTCGAAGAACGTCGGATTGCTGTACGTCGACGGCCTAAACGTCAAAACGTCGGGGAACGACGTCTGTCACGCGCTCCGATTGCAGGACGACACGCGCCAATCGCGTATCAAGAACTCCACGTTCACCCACGAAGCGTCCGGCGGCTTCTCGCTCTGGATTCAGGACGGCGAGGACCCGGTACACGTCGAGGACAGCCGTTTCGTCGGAAACGGCGGCGACGAAAGTGCGCGGGCGGCCGTCCGATGCGACCGGGACGAGTGTAACTTCCGGGACCTCTACGTCAAGCAGTTGGGTTCGTCCCGCCGTCGAGCGTTGGTCAACACCGGGGAAGACAACTTGGTCTACAAAGGGGAGTTCCGTTCCAAGGAGTACCCCATCATCGACCACGGCGTCAGCTCGTGGATAGAAGGGGTTTATGCGAACTCGGAGCGCGACCTTCCGGGACTTCGACTGACCGAATCGGCGAGCGATACGTACGTCAAAAAGAGCCACATCGTGGACGGAATCCGCGACGATAGCAACGAGGTAAGCGGCTGGGGGAACGACTTTAGCGCCTGA
- a CDS encoding oligosaccharide flippase family protein, which translates to MQRSILSGVLSVAGTKVLTLVIGIMTTPILYRLLGPTGIGVYTTVLSVFSLFMILVSSGISDGVRKFIAEEHEMDCWEEYVVGFYFRLALVLAVAGAILLALATWTGVVAWIFGPEYELYFYLLTVMTIASQFQAYARRTLMGFGLERYSEPLKVVQRVTFIVVALPLVYYMRNRGMLEIAVLGALAGKIAAATMVAVIGFALIIKRTSLRSFLRSTPEDFPRRRMLAFNSLSIVLILLLMSLYHVDILMLQLMSGSNEQVGYYRAALKLAEFLWFIPMALQTVFVHSTSELWSNGKTERISKLSARTTRYTFLLTGVMGLGLAALANIAVPVYFSAKYLPAVTPLLLLLPGSLGFAVARPILAISQGKGDLKYPIIATGTAAGINFVLNFLLIPRYGMQGAAVSTSIGYGSMFVFHLWSARKVGFDPLSDARLGRILGTTILSAPPIFVLARVLDVRPLIAGFHVPLALALVPPLGLGVFTFFAFATGALGFGEVFDTLSSFPEPLGSRAETLQTKVRENTMSSDSIQKLMVVTGILLFVSGIGYAFLDPGIGGIGGVGGANQGSSINNTQTVAGTTVAETTHGTTPTKSTTQAKSTTEKTSTSPSTTTTDTNPPPSTTSDTNPPPSTTTDTNPPPSTTTTTSPPTTTTTSGTTTTTTPPTTTTTTSTTTTTTTTTTTPPSTTTTTPGTTTTTSGASTTSQSSTTTTGSTAGTTSSPTDTTSSTTSSGSTSNTTTNSSSWL; encoded by the coding sequence GTGCAACGGAGCATTCTGAGCGGCGTCCTTTCGGTCGCCGGGACGAAAGTCCTCACACTCGTCATCGGTATCATGACGACGCCGATACTGTATCGGTTACTCGGACCGACCGGCATCGGCGTCTACACTACCGTTCTGTCGGTGTTCTCCCTGTTCATGATACTCGTCAGCTCCGGCATCTCGGACGGCGTTCGGAAGTTCATCGCCGAGGAGCACGAGATGGACTGTTGGGAGGAGTACGTCGTCGGGTTTTACTTCCGACTCGCGCTCGTGCTCGCAGTCGCGGGAGCGATACTGCTCGCGCTTGCGACGTGGACCGGGGTCGTCGCGTGGATTTTCGGCCCGGAGTACGAGTTGTACTTCTACCTCCTCACGGTGATGACGATAGCGAGTCAGTTCCAAGCGTACGCCCGTCGGACGCTGATGGGGTTCGGTTTGGAGCGATACTCGGAACCCCTGAAGGTCGTCCAGCGAGTGACGTTCATCGTCGTCGCCCTGCCGCTGGTCTACTACATGCGAAACCGAGGAATGCTCGAAATCGCGGTTCTCGGCGCGTTAGCCGGGAAAATAGCCGCGGCGACCATGGTGGCGGTCATCGGGTTCGCGCTCATCATAAAGCGGACGTCGCTCCGTAGTTTCCTTCGGTCGACGCCGGAGGACTTCCCGCGGCGCCGGATGCTCGCGTTCAACTCGCTGTCCATCGTGCTCATCCTGCTCCTCATGTCGCTGTACCACGTCGACATCCTGATGCTCCAGCTGATGTCGGGGAGCAACGAACAGGTCGGATACTACCGCGCGGCGCTAAAACTCGCGGAGTTCCTGTGGTTCATTCCGATGGCGCTCCAGACGGTGTTCGTCCACTCCACGTCCGAACTGTGGTCGAACGGGAAGACCGAACGCATTTCGAAGTTGTCGGCGCGGACGACCCGCTACACGTTCCTCCTGACCGGCGTGATGGGGCTGGGTCTGGCGGCGCTCGCGAACATCGCCGTCCCGGTCTACTTCAGTGCGAAGTACCTGCCCGCGGTGACGCCACTGCTCTTGCTGTTGCCGGGGTCGCTCGGGTTCGCGGTCGCCCGACCCATCCTCGCCATCTCGCAAGGGAAGGGCGACCTGAAATACCCGATTATCGCCACGGGGACGGCGGCGGGCATAAACTTCGTCCTGAATTTCCTGCTCATTCCACGGTACGGGATGCAGGGAGCAGCCGTTTCGACGAGTATCGGCTACGGTTCGATGTTCGTCTTCCACCTCTGGAGCGCCCGAAAGGTCGGCTTCGACCCCCTATCGGACGCCCGCCTGGGACGGATTTTGGGGACGACGATACTGTCGGCACCCCCCATCTTCGTTCTCGCGCGAGTACTCGACGTTCGCCCCCTCATCGCGGGGTTCCACGTCCCGTTGGCCCTCGCCCTCGTCCCACCGCTCGGACTGGGCGTCTTCACGTTCTTCGCGTTCGCGACGGGAGCCCTCGGTTTCGGAGAGGTCTTCGATACGCTCTCGTCGTTCCCCGAACCGCTCGGCTCGCGGGCCGAAACACTACAGACCAAAGTGAGAGAAAACACAATGTCATCCGACTCGATACAGAAGCTGATGGTCGTCACCGGCATTCTGCTGTTCGTCTCGGGGATCGGGTACGCGTTCCTCGACCCCGGAATCGGCGGAATCGGCGGAGTCGGCGGTGCGAACCAAGGATCGTCCATAAATAACACGCAAACGGTCGCGGGAACGACGGTGGCCGAGACGACGCACGGTACGACGCCGACGAAATCGACGACGCAAGCGAAATCCACCACGGAGAAGACGAGTACGTCGCCGTCAACGACGACAACGGATACGAATCCGCCACCATCCACGACGTCCGATACGAATCCACCGCCGTCCACCACGACGGATACGAATCCGCCACCGTCCACGACGACGACCACATCGCCGCCCACGACCACGACTACGAGCGGTACGACCACCACCACGACACCACCGACGACCACGACTACCACCAGCACGACAACGACGACCACGACCACAACCACGACACCGCCATCGACAACCACGACTACCCCCGGTACGACGACAACGACGAGTGGCGCGAGTACGACGTCACAGTCGTCCACGACGACCACGGGGTCGACGGCGGGCACCACATCGTCACCGACGGACACAACGTCATCGACGACGAGTAGCGGTTCCACGTCGAATACGACGACGAATTCGTCGTCGTGGTTGTGA
- a CDS encoding DUF4129 domain-containing protein — protein MNTDRLLAAGIALCCIFAIGTSASTLGTSVHTKPDDVIDINYKSLPINPNDAGELKREAQSKGSPASSQSKKEQTNRQASQQQQKQSNTNTQKQQSKSKASWKQFDFLEDLLALLRKLMRVLVWVVPVAVLVGGVAVGVRFRDHLFDDSATETTSSNGPASPPAPTPDPSNEIERAWWSMVERFGVDRPHTKTPGECAREAIDAGGDEDAVRTLTRTFEEVRYGGEPITDDRLDRIRHGSDRLGGET, from the coding sequence ATGAATACGGATAGGCTCCTCGCGGCGGGTATCGCGCTGTGCTGTATCTTCGCTATCGGGACCTCCGCTTCGACGCTCGGTACATCGGTCCACACCAAACCCGACGACGTTATCGATATCAACTACAAGTCGCTTCCCATCAACCCGAACGACGCGGGCGAGTTGAAGCGGGAAGCGCAGTCGAAGGGGTCACCGGCGTCATCGCAGTCGAAAAAGGAGCAGACGAACCGACAGGCGAGCCAACAGCAGCAAAAGCAATCCAACACGAACACGCAGAAACAGCAGTCGAAGTCGAAGGCCTCGTGGAAGCAGTTCGACTTCCTCGAAGACCTCCTCGCACTGCTCCGAAAGCTCATGCGCGTCCTCGTTTGGGTCGTTCCGGTCGCCGTGCTCGTCGGGGGTGTCGCGGTCGGCGTCCGGTTCCGCGACCACTTGTTCGACGATTCGGCGACAGAAACGACGTCCAGTAACGGCCCGGCGTCGCCACCAGCGCCGACTCCCGACCCGTCGAACGAAATCGAACGGGCGTGGTGGTCGATGGTCGAACGGTTCGGGGTGGACCGTCCGCACACTAAGACTCCGGGGGAGTGTGCGCGGGAGGCGATAGATGCCGGTGGCGACGAGGACGCCGTTCGAACGCTGACGCGGACGTTCGAGGAGGTCCGCTACGGTGGCGAACCGATCACCGACGACCGACTCGACCGAATCCGTCACGGTAGCGATAGACTCGGGGGTGAAACATGA
- a CDS encoding DUF58 domain-containing protein produces the protein MTETHRWRGVIALSLAAGAVGLAVDRPSMLLLAVVGVVFAAYPRVVADPEPKLRLERRLSNSTPRPGDEVTVTVTVTNEGGFLPDVRIVDGVPALLSVSGGSPRNGAVFWPGRSVRFSYRIQAKHGKHPFEPATVVARDLSGAREVETTVAADTELDCTATGAEGPLRDKTLDQVGRIVAQKGGSGIEFHRTREYRAGDAMHRIDWNRYARTGSLTTVEYREENAATVVVLVDARRVAYRSTTDEPHAVAYSVSAAEQLLASLHRDRNLVGLAAFGREQCWLEPGAGRSHRANAQRLLATHTAFASLPPTEEADHEEQVEQLRTRLPSAAQVVLLSPLSDQTIVETARRLDAYGHRISVISPDVTADESVGQRLAGVERENRLSELRKADIPVVEWDPETPLAAALLDRPRRVRA, from the coding sequence GTGACCGAAACGCACCGATGGCGGGGGGTCATCGCGCTTTCGCTCGCCGCGGGCGCGGTCGGTCTGGCGGTCGATAGACCGTCGATGCTCCTGCTCGCCGTCGTCGGCGTCGTCTTTGCCGCCTATCCGCGTGTGGTTGCCGACCCGGAGCCGAAGCTCCGACTCGAACGGCGGCTGAGCAACAGCACGCCGCGACCCGGCGACGAAGTGACGGTCACGGTCACGGTGACGAACGAGGGCGGGTTCCTCCCCGACGTCCGAATCGTGGACGGCGTGCCCGCGCTGCTCTCCGTTTCCGGCGGGTCCCCGCGAAACGGTGCTGTCTTTTGGCCCGGCCGCTCGGTGCGTTTTTCCTACCGAATACAGGCCAAACACGGCAAACACCCGTTCGAACCCGCAACCGTCGTCGCCCGCGATTTGAGCGGCGCGCGGGAAGTCGAGACCACCGTGGCCGCGGATACGGAACTCGACTGCACCGCGACCGGAGCCGAGGGACCGCTCCGAGACAAAACGCTCGACCAAGTGGGCCGTATCGTCGCCCAGAAAGGCGGGAGCGGCATCGAATTCCACCGGACTCGGGAGTACCGTGCTGGCGACGCGATGCACCGCATCGACTGGAACCGCTACGCCCGAACCGGCTCCCTGACGACCGTCGAATACCGCGAGGAAAACGCCGCGACGGTCGTCGTCCTCGTCGATGCGCGGCGGGTCGCCTACCGATCGACGACGGACGAACCTCACGCCGTCGCCTACAGCGTCTCCGCGGCCGAGCAGTTGCTCGCGTCGCTTCACCGCGACCGAAATCTCGTCGGCCTCGCGGCGTTCGGGCGCGAACAGTGCTGGTTGGAACCCGGCGCGGGGCGGTCACACCGGGCCAATGCCCAGCGACTGCTGGCGACACACACGGCGTTCGCATCGCTCCCGCCGACGGAGGAGGCAGACCACGAGGAACAGGTCGAACAGCTTCGAACGCGCCTTCCCAGCGCGGCACAGGTGGTGTTGCTCTCGCCGCTCTCCGACCAAACCATCGTCGAGACGGCGCGCCGCCTCGACGCGTACGGCCACCGGATAAGCGTCATCAGTCCCGACGTCACCGCCGACGAGAGCGTCGGGCAGCGTCTCGCGGGCGTCGAACGCGAAAACCGCCTCAGTGAGCTCCGAAAGGCGGACATTCCGGTCGTCGAGTGGGACCCGGAGACGCCGCTCGCCGCGGCGTTACTGGACCGACCGAGGAGGGTTCGAGCATGA
- a CDS encoding glycosyltransferase family 2 protein: MAPTVSVIVPTYNRADAIPRTIESVLSQTLEDLELIIVDDASQDDTEEVVASYDDDRIQFVQHEENQGASAARNTGIERAEGEYMAFLDSDDVWLPTKLEKQVLTLELRSDEWVAAYCKAETVHPDGQNPLVKAVTQLISRRNKTEGAEGGKELIGPTLSDDLHTSAGSTLIVESDIVREIDGFDESFSRFQDPEFLIRVLKHGKLACVNETLLLRYETGSPPADSVAKADEHFRRTFSEEVERLEQQGIDVTGAHHYILARHYLDEGQFRTGFRYLRQSRRPEPRQLPGLLLNLYKGVKANIG; encoded by the coding sequence ATGGCACCGACTGTTAGCGTCATCGTGCCGACGTACAACCGCGCGGACGCCATCCCTCGAACCATCGAGAGCGTCCTCTCACAGACGCTGGAGGACTTGGAACTTATCATCGTGGACGACGCCTCGCAGGACGACACCGAAGAGGTCGTTGCATCCTACGATGACGACCGAATCCAGTTCGTCCAACACGAAGAAAATCAGGGCGCGAGCGCCGCACGAAACACCGGCATCGAACGGGCGGAAGGAGAGTACATGGCGTTTCTCGACTCGGACGACGTGTGGCTTCCCACGAAGCTCGAAAAGCAGGTCCTCACGCTCGAACTGCGGTCCGACGAGTGGGTCGCCGCGTACTGCAAGGCGGAAACCGTCCACCCCGACGGGCAGAATCCGTTGGTGAAGGCCGTGACACAACTCATCTCACGCCGGAACAAGACCGAGGGTGCGGAAGGTGGGAAGGAACTCATCGGGCCGACGTTGAGCGACGACCTCCATACGAGCGCGGGCTCGACGCTCATCGTCGAGAGCGATATCGTCCGCGAAATCGACGGGTTCGATGAGTCGTTCTCCCGGTTCCAGGACCCGGAGTTCCTCATCCGCGTCCTCAAACACGGAAAGCTCGCCTGTGTGAACGAGACCCTGCTGCTCCGGTACGAAACAGGGTCGCCACCGGCCGATTCGGTCGCCAAAGCGGACGAACACTTCCGTCGGACGTTCTCCGAGGAAGTCGAACGGCTCGAGCAGCAGGGAATCGACGTGACCGGTGCACATCATTACATTCTCGCCCGCCACTATTTGGACGAGGGTCAGTTCCGGACGGGATTTCGATACCTCCGTCAGTCGCGTCGGCCGGAACCACGACAGCTTCCGGGACTGCTGTTGAACCTCTATAAGGGAGTCAAAGCAAACATCGGATGA
- a CDS encoding glycosyltransferase, which produces MSSDTRAQAVEPPDSGDVPRNHDLDALADKNLLIVSHSYNHFVKGQVDVLADYFSEVYVLVRYNRFADISRYLPVDYAKPFSKDAKINEEDKPDNVTVISTPLLYLPLDLHRRFLGDQHARKVKKLLDDVPVEFDVIHAHLTWTAGYVARVLQRDLGIPFVLTVHENHDLFMDQLESSNDKIDRTWAAADAIVRVNRQDQDTLRRFNDDVFYIPNGFSQDRLRRVPQADAKKKLGIADDTNLLFALGHLKERKGFHHLIDVMPEIIEREGDVVCAIGGHGGMRSELEEQIEELGLENDVRLLGYVSNDDLRYWMSACDAFVLPSYSESFGLVQLEAMACGSPVVSTINGGSEEVVTSEDHGFLVDSPEDHDALSDAVVRALRKDWNRDGIEAHAEQFTWERVCVDIAHLHADVLNL; this is translated from the coding sequence ATGTCGAGCGACACGCGTGCGCAAGCCGTCGAACCGCCGGATTCCGGGGATGTTCCCAGGAATCACGACTTGGATGCTCTGGCGGACAAGAACTTGCTCATCGTCTCACACAGCTACAACCACTTCGTCAAGGGCCAGGTCGACGTCCTCGCCGACTACTTCTCGGAGGTGTACGTCCTCGTCCGCTACAACCGGTTCGCCGACATCTCCCGCTATCTGCCGGTCGATTACGCCAAGCCGTTCAGCAAGGATGCGAAGATAAACGAAGAAGACAAACCGGACAACGTTACCGTCATCAGCACGCCGCTGCTCTATCTCCCGCTCGACCTCCACCGTCGGTTCCTCGGCGACCAGCACGCTCGAAAGGTGAAGAAACTCCTCGACGACGTGCCCGTCGAATTCGACGTGATTCACGCCCACCTGACGTGGACCGCCGGATACGTCGCACGCGTCCTCCAGCGCGACCTCGGGATTCCGTTCGTCCTCACGGTCCACGAGAATCACGACCTGTTCATGGACCAACTCGAATCCTCGAACGACAAAATCGACCGAACGTGGGCCGCCGCCGACGCCATCGTTCGCGTCAATCGGCAGGACCAAGACACGCTTCGGCGGTTCAACGACGACGTGTTCTACATCCCGAACGGGTTCAGTCAGGACCGCCTTCGGCGCGTTCCACAGGCTGATGCGAAGAAGAAACTCGGCATCGCGGACGACACGAACCTGCTCTTCGCGCTGGGACATCTCAAGGAACGCAAGGGGTTCCACCACCTCATCGACGTGATGCCTGAGATTATCGAACGGGAGGGCGACGTCGTTTGCGCCATCGGCGGTCACGGCGGAATGCGCTCGGAACTCGAAGAGCAGATAGAGGAGTTGGGATTGGAGAACGACGTTCGGCTGCTGGGGTACGTCTCGAACGACGACCTCCGGTACTGGATGAGCGCCTGTGACGCGTTCGTGCTTCCGAGTTACAGCGAAAGCTTCGGCCTCGTGCAGTTGGAAGCCATGGCGTGCGGGTCGCCCGTCGTCTCCACGATAAACGGCGGGAGCGAAGAGGTCGTCACCTCCGAGGACCACGGTTTCCTCGTCGATAGCCCGGAGGACCACGACGCGCTTTCGGACGCCGTGGTGCGTGCCCTCCGAAAGGACTGGAACCGCGACGGAATCGAAGCGCACGCCGAACAGTTCACGTGGGAACGCGTCTGCGTGGATATCGCACACCTTCACGCGGACGTGTTGAATTTGTAG